A window of Streptomyces sp. DG1A-41 contains these coding sequences:
- a CDS encoding ABC transporter ATP-binding protein, producing the protein MTAHEYDLAVQVRGLRKRYGGVTAVDGIDLGIRRGEVFGLLGPNGAGKSTTVEILQGNRDRDAGEVSVLGSDPASATRAWRSRVGIVWQDESAPAELTVRETVRHFAGDYPRPRDPEEVIGLVGLEAKADSRIKALSGGQRRRLDVALGVIGGPDLLLLDEPTTGFDPAARRQFWSLIRALADEGTTILLTTHYLEEAEALAHRLAVVAKGRIVAEGEPGALRERYGTESLVEWTERDGTPRRERTGTPTRTIAGLMRRFDGEIPGLAVSRPTLEDVYLRLTGQESGA; encoded by the coding sequence ATGACAGCACACGAGTACGACCTCGCCGTTCAGGTGCGGGGGCTGCGCAAGAGGTACGGGGGCGTGACCGCCGTCGACGGCATCGATCTGGGCATCCGGCGGGGCGAGGTGTTCGGCCTGCTCGGGCCCAACGGCGCGGGCAAGAGCACCACGGTGGAGATTCTCCAGGGCAACCGGGACCGGGACGCGGGCGAGGTGTCGGTGCTCGGGTCGGACCCGGCGAGCGCCACGCGCGCGTGGCGCTCGCGCGTGGGAATCGTCTGGCAGGACGAATCGGCGCCGGCGGAGTTGACGGTCCGGGAGACGGTGCGGCACTTCGCCGGCGACTACCCGCGGCCGCGCGACCCGGAGGAAGTCATCGGCCTGGTCGGCCTGGAGGCGAAGGCGGACAGCCGGATCAAGGCGCTGTCGGGTGGCCAGCGCCGGCGTCTTGACGTGGCGCTCGGCGTGATCGGCGGCCCGGACCTGCTGCTCCTGGACGAGCCGACGACCGGGTTCGATCCGGCGGCCCGGCGGCAGTTCTGGTCGCTGATCCGCGCCCTGGCCGACGAGGGCACGACCATCCTGCTGACCACGCACTACCTGGAGGAGGCTGAGGCCCTCGCACACCGCCTGGCCGTCGTCGCGAAGGGCCGGATCGTCGCCGAGGGCGAGCCCGGGGCGTTGCGGGAGCGGTACGGCACCGAGTCCCTCGTCGAGTGGACCGAGCGGGACGGCACTCCGCGCAGGGAGCGCACCGGGACGCCGACCAGGACGATCGCCGGGCTCATGCGCCGCTTCGACGGTGAGATCCCGGGACTGGCGGTGAGCCGGCCCACGCTGGAGGACGTCTACCTCCGGCTCACCGGACAGGAGAGCGGGGCATGA
- a CDS encoding vitamin K epoxide reductase family protein — protein sequence MSKTTVKDVSTEPEPERAQIAPRAEGGSRALALLLVITGAAGLLAAWVITIDKFKILEAKVEGKTFTPGCSFNPVVSCGSVMESKQAAVFGFPNPMLGLVAYGIVIGVGMSLLARARFPRWYWLTFNAGCLFGVSFCAWLMFQSLYRINALCLWCCLAWVATILMFWYVTSFNIRKGFLPAPGWLKGFFGEFTWVMPVLHIGIIGMLILTRWWNFWIS from the coding sequence ATGAGCAAGACGACAGTCAAGGACGTCTCCACGGAGCCCGAGCCGGAGCGCGCCCAGATCGCGCCCCGCGCCGAGGGCGGCAGCCGGGCCCTCGCCCTGCTGCTGGTGATCACCGGCGCGGCCGGACTGCTCGCCGCGTGGGTCATCACGATCGACAAGTTCAAGATCCTCGAGGCCAAGGTCGAGGGCAAGACGTTCACCCCAGGGTGCAGCTTCAACCCCGTCGTCTCCTGCGGCAGCGTCATGGAGAGCAAGCAGGCGGCCGTCTTCGGTTTCCCGAACCCGATGCTCGGCCTCGTCGCCTACGGCATCGTCATCGGCGTCGGCATGAGCCTGCTCGCCCGCGCCCGCTTCCCGCGCTGGTACTGGCTCACCTTCAACGCCGGCTGCCTGTTCGGCGTGAGCTTCTGCGCCTGGCTGATGTTCCAGTCCCTGTACCGGATCAACGCGCTGTGCCTGTGGTGCTGCCTGGCCTGGGTCGCGACGATCCTCATGTTCTGGTACGTGACGTCGTTCAACATCCGCAAGGGCTTCCTGCCCGCCCCGGGCTGGCTCAAGGGCTTCTTCGGCGAGTTCACCTGGGTCATGCCCGTGCTGCACATCGGCATCATCGGCATGCTGATCCTGACCCGCTGGTGGAACTTCTGGATCAGCTGA
- a CDS encoding replication-associated recombination protein A: MEPDLFTAAAEERQEKEPSSSPLAVRMRPRTLDEVVGQRHLLKPGSPLRRLVGEGASGPAGPSSVILWGPPGTGKTTLAYVVSKATNARFVELSAITAGVKEVRSVIDGARRASGGYGKETVLFLDEIHRFSKAQQDSLLPAVENRWVTLIAATTENPYFSVISPLLSRSLLLTLEPLTDDDIKGLVQRALTDERGLKGAVTLPEETESHLLRIAGGDARRALTALEAAAGAALDKGETEIGLTTLEETVDRAAVKYDRDGDQHYDVASALIKSIRGSDVDAALHYLARMIEAGEDPRFIARRLMISASEDIGLADPNALPIAVAAAQAVAMIGFPEAALTLSHATIALALAPKSNAATTAIGAALEDVRKGLAGPVPAHLRDSHYKGATKLGHGQGYVYPHDLPEGIAAQQYAPDALKDREYYEPTRHGAEARYADAVEWTRKNLGRKRS; the protein is encoded by the coding sequence GTGGAGCCCGACCTGTTCACCGCCGCAGCAGAAGAACGCCAGGAGAAGGAGCCGTCCAGCAGCCCCCTGGCGGTGCGGATGCGCCCGCGCACCCTCGACGAGGTCGTGGGCCAGCGGCATCTGCTGAAGCCGGGCTCGCCCCTGCGCAGACTGGTCGGCGAGGGCGCCTCCGGCCCGGCCGGCCCCTCCTCGGTGATCCTCTGGGGCCCGCCCGGCACGGGCAAGACCACCCTGGCGTACGTCGTCTCCAAGGCCACCAACGCCCGCTTCGTCGAACTGTCGGCGATCACCGCGGGTGTCAAGGAGGTCCGCTCGGTCATCGACGGCGCCCGTCGCGCCTCCGGCGGGTACGGCAAGGAGACCGTCCTCTTCCTCGACGAGATCCACCGCTTCAGCAAGGCCCAGCAGGACTCCCTGCTCCCGGCCGTCGAGAACCGCTGGGTGACACTGATCGCTGCGACGACGGAGAACCCCTACTTCTCGGTGATCTCGCCCCTGCTGTCCCGCTCCCTCCTCCTCACCCTCGAACCGCTCACGGACGACGACATCAAGGGCCTCGTCCAGCGAGCCCTGACCGACGAGCGCGGCCTCAAAGGCGCCGTCACCCTCCCCGAGGAGACCGAGAGCCACCTCCTGCGCATCGCCGGCGGCGACGCCCGCCGCGCCCTGACGGCCCTGGAGGCGGCCGCCGGAGCCGCCCTGGACAAGGGCGAGACGGAGATCGGCCTGACCACCCTGGAGGAGACGGTCGACCGGGCCGCCGTGAAGTACGACCGTGACGGCGACCAGCACTACGACGTGGCCAGCGCCCTGATCAAGTCCATCCGCGGCTCCGACGTCGACGCCGCCCTGCACTACCTGGCCCGGATGATCGAGGCCGGCGAGGACCCCCGCTTCATCGCCCGCCGTCTGATGATCTCCGCCAGCGAGGACATCGGCCTCGCCGACCCGAACGCGTTGCCGATCGCGGTCGCCGCCGCCCAGGCCGTCGCCATGATCGGCTTCCCGGAGGCCGCCCTCACCCTCAGCCACGCCACCATCGCCCTCGCCCTGGCCCCCAAGTCCAACGCCGCGACCACCGCGATCGGCGCCGCCCTGGAGGACGTCCGCAAGGGACTGGCCGGGCCCGTGCCCGCGCACCTTCGCGACAGTCACTACAAGGGCGCCACCAAGCTCGGCCACGGCCAGGGCTACGTCTACCCGCACGACCTGCCCGAGGGAATCGCCGCCCAGCAGTACGCCCCGGACGCCCTCAAGGACCGCGAGTACTACGAGCCGACCCGGCACGGCGCGGAGGCCCGCTACGCGGACGCGGTCGAGTGGACCCGGAAGAACCTCGGTCGAAAGCGGTCCTGA
- the hisS gene encoding histidine--tRNA ligase — MSTFKAPKGTYDLIPPDSATFLAVRDAIAAPLRDSGYGYIETPGFENIELFARGVGESTDIVTKEMYAFETKGGDKLALRPEGTASVLRAALEANLHKAGNLPVKLWYSGSYYRYERPQKGRYRHFSQVGAEAIGAEDPALDAELIILADQAYRSLGLSNFRILLNSLGDKECRPVYRTALQDFLRGLDLDEDTLRRAEINPLRVLDDKRESVQKQLGDAPLLRDYLCDACKAYHEEVRELITAAGVAFEDDPKLVRGLDYYTRTTFEFVHDGLGSQSAVGGGGRYDGLSEMIGGPALPSVGWALGVDRTVLALEAEGVELELPATTSVFAVPLGEEARRVLFAKVMELRKNGIAADFSYGGKGLKGAMKNANRSGARYTIVAGERDLAEGVVQLKDMESGEQTAVGVNEIVAELEARLG, encoded by the coding sequence GTGAGCACCTTCAAGGCCCCCAAGGGCACGTACGACCTGATCCCACCGGACTCCGCGACGTTTCTGGCGGTCCGCGATGCGATCGCCGCACCGCTGCGCGACTCCGGCTACGGCTACATCGAGACGCCGGGGTTCGAGAACATCGAACTCTTCGCGCGCGGCGTCGGCGAGTCCACGGACATCGTGACGAAGGAGATGTACGCCTTCGAGACCAAGGGCGGCGACAAGCTGGCCCTGCGCCCGGAGGGCACGGCCTCCGTCCTGCGTGCCGCGCTGGAGGCCAACCTGCACAAGGCCGGCAACCTCCCGGTCAAGCTCTGGTACTCCGGCTCGTACTACCGCTACGAGCGCCCCCAGAAGGGCCGCTACCGCCACTTCTCCCAGGTCGGCGCCGAGGCGATCGGTGCCGAGGACCCGGCACTGGACGCCGAGCTGATCATCCTGGCCGACCAGGCGTACCGCTCGCTGGGTCTGAGCAACTTCCGGATCCTGCTCAACAGCCTGGGCGACAAGGAGTGCCGCCCGGTGTACCGGACGGCACTCCAGGACTTCCTGCGCGGCCTGGACCTGGACGAGGACACCCTGCGCCGGGCGGAGATCAACCCGCTGCGCGTCCTGGACGACAAGCGTGAGTCGGTCCAGAAGCAGCTGGGGGACGCCCCGCTGCTGCGCGACTACCTCTGCGACGCCTGCAAGGCGTACCACGAGGAGGTCCGCGAGCTGATCACGGCGGCGGGCGTCGCCTTCGAGGACGACCCGAAGCTGGTGCGCGGCCTGGACTACTACACGCGCACGACGTTCGAGTTCGTCCACGACGGCCTGGGCTCCCAGTCCGCCGTCGGCGGCGGCGGACGCTACGACGGCCTGTCCGAGATGATCGGCGGCCCCGCGCTGCCGTCCGTCGGCTGGGCCCTCGGCGTCGACCGCACGGTCCTCGCGCTGGAGGCGGAGGGTGTCGAGCTCGAACTCCCCGCCACTACCAGCGTGTTCGCCGTCCCGCTCGGCGAGGAGGCGCGCCGGGTCCTGTTCGCCAAGGTCATGGAGCTGCGCAAGAACGGCATCGCGGCCGACTTCTCCTACGGCGGCAAGGGCCTCAAGGGCGCGATGAAGAACGCCAACCGCAGCGGCGCCCGCTACACGATCGTCGCCGGCGAACGCGACCTCGCCGAGGGCGTCGTCCAGCTCAAGGACATGGAGTCGGGCGAGCAGACGGCGGTGGGCGTGAACGAGATCGTGGCGGAACTGGAAGCGCGGCTGGGCTGA
- a CDS encoding response regulator transcription factor — protein MIRIVLADDHPVVREGLRAMLSAEPDLEVVADASSGPQAEALAAQLRPDIVLMDLRMPGGGGVDSIVRMTRAGLPCRVVVLTTYETDRDILRAVEAGAAGYLLKDLPRAELAEAVRAAARGETVLAPSVAARLVDQLRTKPERPRLSERETAVLRLVAEGCTNAEIGRRLFIGESTVKTYLLRIFGKLGVDDRTAAVTSAMRYGLLEQ, from the coding sequence GTGATCCGGATCGTCCTGGCCGACGACCATCCCGTCGTACGGGAGGGGCTGCGGGCGATGCTCAGTGCGGAGCCGGATCTGGAGGTCGTCGCCGACGCGTCCAGCGGGCCTCAGGCGGAGGCGCTGGCGGCTCAGTTGCGGCCCGACATCGTGCTGATGGATCTGCGGATGCCGGGCGGCGGGGGCGTCGACTCCATCGTGCGGATGACGCGGGCCGGGCTGCCGTGCCGGGTGGTGGTGCTGACGACGTACGAGACGGACCGGGACATCCTGCGGGCGGTGGAGGCCGGGGCGGCGGGTTATCTGCTGAAGGACCTGCCGCGTGCGGAACTCGCGGAGGCGGTGCGGGCGGCGGCGCGCGGCGAGACGGTGTTGGCTCCCTCGGTGGCGGCCCGGCTGGTCGATCAGTTGCGCACGAAGCCGGAGCGGCCGCGGCTGTCGGAACGGGAGACGGCGGTGTTGCGGCTGGTCGCCGAGGGCTGCACGAATGCCGAGATCGGGCGTCGTTTGTTCATCGGGGAGTCGACGGTGAAGACGTATCTGCTGCGGATCTTCGGCAAGTTGGGGGTGGACGACCGGACGGCGGCGGTGACGAGCGCGATGCGGTACGGGCTGCTGGAGCAGTGA
- a CDS encoding ABC transporter permease has translation MTTTVVRDRGAVGAEGLPGAWGLGLRRGALEIRQFFRQRDQVVFTFAFPVVFLFLFASIFRDDVDGAGITASQLYVPAMMAAGIMSTSFQALGISIAVEREEKALRRLRGTPMPPTAYFLGKIWLVLFTGVLETVILLLVGTTVYDVDLPSDAGRWFDLAWIFVLGITACALLGIAISSVPRSANSASSVVVLPFLVLQFISGVYIAIGTIPDWMLTIGALFPLKWMCQGLRGVFLPESAQVLEQAGSWELGRVALVLAAWCVGGLALCLLTFRWKDRREG, from the coding sequence ATGACCACGACCGTCGTACGGGACCGCGGTGCGGTCGGCGCCGAGGGGCTGCCCGGCGCCTGGGGGCTGGGGCTGCGGCGGGGTGCCCTGGAGATCAGGCAGTTCTTCCGGCAGCGCGACCAGGTGGTGTTCACGTTCGCCTTCCCGGTCGTCTTCCTGTTCCTTTTCGCGTCGATCTTCCGGGACGACGTGGACGGCGCGGGCATCACCGCCTCGCAGCTCTACGTCCCGGCGATGATGGCCGCCGGCATCATGTCGACGAGTTTCCAGGCACTGGGCATCTCGATCGCCGTGGAGCGGGAGGAGAAGGCGCTGCGCCGGCTGCGTGGCACGCCGATGCCGCCGACGGCGTACTTCCTCGGCAAGATCTGGCTTGTTCTGTTCACCGGTGTGCTGGAGACGGTGATCCTGCTGCTCGTCGGCACGACCGTGTACGACGTGGACCTGCCGTCCGACGCGGGCCGCTGGTTCGACCTGGCGTGGATCTTCGTGCTCGGGATCACGGCGTGTGCCCTGCTCGGCATCGCGATCAGCTCGGTGCCGAGGTCCGCGAACAGCGCGAGCTCCGTCGTCGTGCTGCCCTTCTTGGTGCTCCAGTTCATCTCCGGTGTGTACATCGCGATCGGCACCATCCCGGACTGGATGCTGACCATCGGCGCGCTGTTCCCGCTGAAGTGGATGTGCCAGGGGCTGCGCGGGGTGTTCCTGCCGGAGTCGGCGCAGGTGCTGGAGCAGGCCGGGAGCTGGGAGTTGGGACGGGTGGCCCTGGTGCTCGCCGCGTGGTGCGTCGGAGGATTGGCGCTGTGCCTGCTGACGTTCCGCTGGAAGGACCGGCGCGAGGGGTGA
- a CDS encoding MBL fold metallo-hydrolase: MLIAGFPAGAWGTNCYLVAPAAGEECVIIDPGHQAADGVEEAIRKHRLKPIAVVLTHGHIDHVASVVPVCGTHDVPAWIHPDDRYMMSDPEKALGRSIGMPLMGELTVGEPDDVKELADGAKLELAGLELSVAHAPGHTKGSVTFGMPEAADIPPILFSGDLLFAGSIGRTDLPGGDMAEMLDSLARVCLPLDDSTAVLSGHGPQTTIGQERATNPYLRQVAAGQGAAEAPRRGM; the protein is encoded by the coding sequence GTGCTCATTGCCGGGTTCCCCGCCGGGGCCTGGGGGACGAACTGCTACCTCGTCGCCCCCGCCGCCGGTGAGGAGTGCGTGATCATCGACCCCGGCCATCAGGCCGCCGACGGCGTCGAGGAAGCGATCAGAAAGCATCGGCTCAAGCCAATCGCGGTCGTCCTCACCCACGGCCACATCGACCATGTGGCCTCGGTGGTACCGGTGTGCGGCACGCACGACGTGCCGGCCTGGATCCACCCCGACGACCGGTACATGATGAGCGACCCGGAGAAGGCGCTCGGCCGTTCCATCGGGATGCCGCTCATGGGCGAGCTGACCGTGGGGGAGCCCGACGACGTCAAGGAGCTGGCCGACGGTGCGAAGCTGGAGCTGGCGGGTCTGGAGCTGTCCGTGGCGCACGCGCCGGGTCATACCAAGGGGTCGGTGACCTTCGGCATGCCCGAGGCGGCGGACATCCCGCCGATCCTGTTCTCGGGCGACCTGCTGTTCGCCGGCTCCATCGGACGCACCGACCTGCCCGGCGGCGACATGGCCGAGATGCTCGACTCGCTGGCCCGCGTGTGCCTGCCGCTCGACGACTCGACCGCGGTGCTGTCCGGCCACGGCCCCCAGACCACCATCGGCCAGGAGCGCGCCACCAACCCGTATCTGCGGCAGGTGGCGGCCGGCCAGGGAGCTGCCGAGGCTCCCCGACGAGGAATGTGA